CCGGTCGAGGCGTTCTTCACCGATGAACCGGCCCTCAACACGGTCAATCTGGGCACGCTGCCGGAGGCGGCTGAGAAGACCTTGCCCATTCACGATCAGCCGGACCCGAACAAGAAACGATGTCCGATGATCCCCTGGTCGGATGCGTTGGCCGGCCAGGTCGATCCCGCGCCGATCTTCTCGGATGCCCCAGCGGCGCGATCGGCCAAACGCGACTACTACCGCCGGGTCGCCGATGCGGTCAGCGAAAACTACTTCGGCCAGATCCAGGAATGGTGCCACGACAACGGAACGCTGTCCTCCGGCCATCTGCTGCAGGAGGAGAATATCCTCGACCACGCCGAGCTCTACGGCAACGCGCTGCGCTGTCTGATGCGGATGGACATTCCCGGCATCGACGTGCTCGACTCGAATCCGGCGGCCAGCTTCCGGCATTCGCACCGGGCGGCGCTGCTGGCCTCTTCGGCGGCCATGCTCAACGGGACGCGCCGGATCATGACGGAAGTCAGCGACTTTATGCAGCGGATGGACGAGAACCGCCTGGCGGAGGTCCCGGCGATGCAGGCGACGGCGGCGTGGCAGGCGGCGCTCGGCGTGACCGAGTTCACGCTCTACTACTCGTGGGACATTCCCGATCCCAATCCGTTCCTGCCCGCTGAAGTCAGGAAGAAGGGCCTGTTTCGCCCGGCGGCTGAGTACCTGGAGTACAATCGCTTCGTCACCGCGCTGGTCGAGCAGCTCGAACCGTGCCGCCTCGTGCCGGACGTCTTCCTGTACTATCCGATCGAACTGGTCCAGGAGCAGATCGTGCCTTCGGAGCTTCCTCGCAGCCGGATTCAATTCTCGGCGCGTCTGCAGGCGATCCGCGATTCGTTCAATCGGGCGATGCTGGAATTGCTGCGGGCGGGCGTCGTGCCGTGCCTGGTCGATGAGGCGATGATCCGGTCCGCTGAGATGCGCGATGATGGAATTCACATTCTTAACGCCTGCGCACAGGCGATCGTGTTCCCGAAGGACTGCGTGCCGCCGGGAATGACGGCGGAGTGGGAGTTTTCGGAAAACACGCCGCAGGCCCTCTTCGCCGCAGGCAAGACGCGGATGGTGAATCAGGGTCCCAGCGTGTTCGTCGCCGCGATGGAGGCGGCCGACGAGCTGGTCTTCACCTGCGTGAATCTCGACAAGAACCCGCAGACGTGCGGGTTCCGCACCCGCAGCGGCGTCGAGAACCTCCCGCTGGGCGGGTACGAGACGACCGTCCTCCGCCGGCCAAAGGGTGCGATGTCCCCAAAGCGGTGAGGCCTGCGTGTGGAAGCGACAGACCGTGGACTTTCAGTACGAGGGATCAGCCATGTTCCAAGTCCGGATCCTCACCGAATCGTGGAACCGCGTGGTGGCCGTTCCGTACATCGTGTACATGCCGGAACGGGATAGGATCCTGATGCTCGTGAGCGTCGACTATCCGCACCGGCCGATGGTGCTCTGGAGCGATGATCGCGGCCGGAGCTGGTCGCCGCCGCGGTTCGTCTATCAGGACTTCGGCGACGATTCGGACCGCGGCCATCACGTCGGCGTCAGTCTGACCTATCTGGGCGGCGGCAACGTGGTATTCAGCGTCGAGTCGAAGGGGCGATATTTCAGCGAGGATTTCGGCGAGACCTGGAGCGAGCCGGTGGCGAGGCCGCCGACCTCCGACGGACGGCACTGGTACCAGTGGGACTCGTACCTGGTGGACAAGATCCCAGCCGCCGGCCGGACGGTGCGGGTGGCTGAGACGGGCTACAACTACATCGGCGATACCAAGACCACGCAGGCGGAGATCCGGTTCAGCGAGGACCTTTGCCGGACGTGGAGCGCGCCGGTTCGCGTGCCGCAGTGGAAGGGCGTCAACGAAGTCGCGCTGGTTCGCGCCGCCAACGGCGATATGGTTGCGGCGTGCCGCACCGACAAGCCGGCCCACATCGAGGATACGCTCGATCACTACGAGGGGCTGGGCGTTTCGATCTCCAGCGACGACGGGCACACCTGGTCGCCCGTCAACATGCTCTACGATTACGGCCGGCACCATCCGAGCCTGGTGCGGCTGGGCGACGGGCGGATCGTGATGACCTATGTCGTCCGCAAGGGTTATCCCGATACGGCCGACGGCTTTCCGCAATTCGGCATCGAGGCCGTCATCAGCCGCGATCACGGACGAACGTGGAATCTCGACGATAAAATCGTCCTGGCCGAGTGGGCCGGCAACCGCCAAGGCCCGAACGCCTGGTGGGCGAGCAGCCAGGCCACCTCGACGATCCTGCTGCCCGACGGCCGGCTCCTGACCGCCTTCGGCACCGGCTACCGCAGCCAGCCGAACGAAAACAACATGGCCGCCCCGCGGGATGTGGGGCTGGTGGAGTGGCAAGTACCGTCCTGACGGCCGGGAAAGTCCTCTCGCGGGCATGACCAAATGTGGCACAGAACGTTCCGAAGGTTTTATTTCGCGATGCATTATGACTGTGGAGGAACAATCGGTTAGGACTGACGCCGATGGTCGAGGTGATCCGGGGCAATCTGTTCGACTCGTCGGCGCAGACGCTGGTCAATGCGGTCAACTGCGTCGGCGTGATGGGCAAGGGCATCGCGCTGGAGTTCCGGCGGCGCTACCCGGCGATGTTCGCCGACTACCAGCGGCGGTGCCGATCAAAACAGGTGGTAATCGGGCGACCATATCTATATCGTCACAGCGACCAACGCTGGATCCTGAACTTCCCGACCAAACAGCACTGGCGAAGCCGGTCCAGGCCCGAGTACATCGTCAGCGGCTTGGAGTTCCTCAGCCTGCACTATCGCCAGTGGGGCATCACGTCGATCGCGTTCCCTCTGCTGGCGACCGGCCTGGGCGGACTCGACAGGACTGAGATACTGGGCGTCATGACGGACAGCCTGAAGCCGCTCGTCATTCCCGTCGCGATCTTCATTCCGGACGATGGCGAGTTGGCCGGCCCGCCTCTTTAGTCCGTCGTGCGTCTCATTCGCCTAAAACCTCAGCATCACCTCCGCCTTGCCGGTGAACTCGCGGATCAGGACGGTTTCGCTCTCCGGAACGTACACGCCGCCGTCGGTGCCGCGGGCTTTGAGGCTCATCGGATGCGGCAGACGAATGGACACGTCCTTGGGCTTACGATCGGTGTCGCACTCGATCGTTGCCTTGATGAATCCCTCATCGGTTCGCGACACCACTTCCAGCGACAGCGGACCGAAGTAGCTGGCCACGTTCTCCAGCCGAATTCTCTGCCCGTGCTCGAGCCACCGTCGCGGGACGCAGCGGAGGAGCGAGAGCATCTGCCCCTCCTCCAGCCACAGCATCCAGCGGGTCTGCATCAAAAACCACGCCTCCTCGTGCGTCTTGTTCGGCGAGACGCGGTGGTAGTGCTCCCAGAAGGTATACGTCTCGCGATCCTGAAGGGCGGTGAGCTGGTTGTAGTACGTCTTGAGGAACTCCTTGACCTCGCCGCGCTTCAGATGAACATAGTCGTGGCGGCAATAGTACGGCTGGGAGAAGCCCGCGTTCTCGACCGTAAAGAGCTCCTGGTGCGATCGAAGGATATCCTCCGTGGTCGTCTCGTCGGCGTCGAACACCTCGCCGATCACCAGGTAGAGCGCGCCGATCAGCGAATCCCGGCAACCGAAGGCCCCGTGGCTGGTGTACCACTCGCCGCCCTCGGCGAACAGGGCCACCGGGCCGCGATACTCCGCCCACGGCGGACAACTTCTCACCCACGTCCCGTCGCCCGTCGGAATGACCGGTGATCTTTCGATGGATTCTATGACGGCGGTCCGGATGTCGGCTCGGTACTCGTCCGCCTCGCGCTCCAGACGCTTGGCGTCAGCGGGACTGACCTCGTCCAGCATCTGAGCCGCGCGGCGGATGCCGAGATACGAGAGGGCGTTGAGCATGAACGAATGAAAGAAGTCCTCCGGATCGGCGACCTTGCCGTCCTGCAGGCCGTAGCCCTTGCCGCGCAGCTCCTGGCGCTTGTTGCGGTCGCGCCACGTCAGGAGATAGTCGCACGCCTTGAGGATGTTGGGCCGGACCCGCCGGACCCATTCCTTGTCGCGCGTGTACCGGTAGTGCTCGCCCATGGTCCAGAGCACCGGGCCGGTCTCAAGCTGGTAGCCGCCGAAGTTCTGGATGAAGCCGTCGTCCCGCTGACGCTGCAGAAAAAAGTCCAGGCAGCGCTCGGCCAGCGCGTGCCATCCCATCGAATCGAAAAACTGAATGATCGGCGAACTCTCGCTGCCGATGGGCGCGTAGACGCCGATCGTCGGCAAAAGAGGCCCTTCGGCCTCCATGCCCAGCGTGTTGACCTCGCAGTGCACCAGGCCCGCCCGAATCCGCTCGTCGATCCCCTTTTCCGGCACGCGGATGCAGCCGCCGCGGTCAAGCTTGTCGCGCCAGTAGGCCCGGCACGAAGCCAGATGACGATCGTAATCGAACGCCGCCAGCTTCTCGGCGCGGCGGCGGGTGATCGGGCAATGCGGGATCAGCATGTCCCAGGTGGCGATCTCGCCCGGCCCCAGCAGCACCGCCATTTCCGACTGCGGCATCGGCCGATTGTTGAACAGCGTCACCGCATAGATCCGGTCGTCGTCGATCAGCGAGCATCCCGCCCGGCTGTCGAATTCATCCCGCTCCAGGGGAACGGGAAGGAAGAGCTGGTGGCCCGCGACCGGCCTGACCGTGCGGAACCACGCATAGCGGGGCACGTCGCCCGTGTTGCACGCCTTGACCCGAACGCAACAGATCGTCTCCTGCTCGCGCCGCCGGGTCTCAGCCTCGGTGGTCTCCGCCAGGGCCCTGTAATCGTCCTGCGAGAGCATGTTTCCGCCGGTCTGCGCGTAGGCGGCTTGCCACTGCGTGCCGCGCACGTTCTGCACCGTGAGCGGCTCGCGTTCGAGCGTGGCGAAGGCGGTCAAATCGTAGGTAACGTCGTCCTCGACCTGTTGCGAGCGAAGGACGGGCAGGCAGCCGTCGTCCAGACGACGGGTCAGCCGCGTGCGGCAGTTCACGCCCGGCCCGACCACGAACTTGAGGATGACGACGCCGTTGTTCAGTTCCGGCCAGGTCACCTGCGACCCGTGATACCGCGGCTGAATCATCCCCCAGAACCCGTACTCCTCGCAGTGCCCCACCTCAAAGGTGCGCATGTCGCGCGAGAGGCCAAGCCACGTCGGCGCGACCTGCTTCCGGTTCCGCCCGCACGCCGCTTCGAACGTCTCTTCCGGTTCGGCGTTGAACCGCATGGAGTC
The window above is part of the Phycisphaerae bacterium genome. Proteins encoded here:
- a CDS encoding macro domain-containing protein; the encoded protein is MVEVIRGNLFDSSAQTLVNAVNCVGVMGKGIALEFRRRYPAMFADYQRRCRSKQVVIGRPYLYRHSDQRWILNFPTKQHWRSRSRPEYIVSGLEFLSLHYRQWGITSIAFPLLATGLGGLDRTEILGVMTDSLKPLVIPVAIFIPDDGELAGPPL
- a CDS encoding exo-alpha-sialidase is translated as MFQVRILTESWNRVVAVPYIVYMPERDRILMLVSVDYPHRPMVLWSDDRGRSWSPPRFVYQDFGDDSDRGHHVGVSLTYLGGGNVVFSVESKGRYFSEDFGETWSEPVARPPTSDGRHWYQWDSYLVDKIPAAGRTVRVAETGYNYIGDTKTTQAEIRFSEDLCRTWSAPVRVPQWKGVNEVALVRAANGDMVAACRTDKPAHIEDTLDHYEGLGVSISSDDGHTWSPVNMLYDYGRHHPSLVRLGDGRIVMTYVVRKGYPDTADGFPQFGIEAVISRDHGRTWNLDDKIVLAEWAGNRQGPNAWWASSQATSTILLPDGRLLTAFGTGYRSQPNENNMAAPRDVGLVEWQVPS